A genomic region of Aspergillus oryzae RIB40 DNA, chromosome 1 contains the following coding sequences:
- a CDS encoding uncharacterized protein (predicted protein) → MTTGFAVRKNGSCLRTETDCGETVGGFRGCCPGGTFCPHAYNIDCCPAGKNCTESLVQEPRCANATWDLYDNGGYFCCPHDTIGFALAGQYDGCAGTGYSFGDQDTRLEVISSGTATQTSSPSSSSGVDKGAVAGGVIGGVAGVALIAAFVWLFMRRRSRPQPAALQDGNTPIHDYKYVSSQPVEVDGQGYRYELESRPNAPVHELPAQLPGR, encoded by the exons ATGACTACCGGCTTCGCTGTCCGTAAGAACGGATCCTGCCTTCGAACCGAGACTGACTGTGGTGAAACAGTCGGCGGGTTTCGCGGCTGCTGCCCGGGAGGTACATTCTGCCCTCACGCCTACAACATCGATTGTTGCCCAGCCGGTAAAAATTGCACAGAGTCGTTGGTGCAGGAACCGAGGTGTGCGAATGCAACATGGGATCTGTATGACAATGGAGGGTACTTTTGCTGTCCACACGACACGATAGGATTCGCGCTGGCAGGACAATATGATGGTTGTGCCGGCACGGGTTACTCATTTGGTGATCAGGATACAAGGCTAGAGGTCATCTCTTCAGGGACTG CTACTCAGACATCCTCcccgtcgtcgtcgtcagGTGTAGATAAGGGTGCAGTTGCAGGTGGTGTCATCGGCGGCGTCGCCGGTGTAGCCCTCATTGCAGCCTTTGTTTGGCTATTCATGAGGCGCCGGTCACGGCCCCAGCCAGCGGCTTTACAAGACGGGAACACGCCGATTCATGATTACAAATACGTGTCAAGTCAGCCCGTCGAAGTGGATGGGCAGGGATACCGATATGAGCTGGAGAGTCGGCCTAATGCTCCAGTTCACGAGTTACCGGCACAGCTCCCAGGCCGGTGA
- a CDS encoding Golgi transport complex subunit COG5 (predicted protein), whose amino-acid sequence MAEGEPSYIDYEAFLDPDFSPASFANSLVVATNNATDTPLDLSTPLSRVLFDLQEIDTHIHTLTTKSALPLLTHTRDQTAAADHILKEAEEQVSSVTQGYQRLEKEVLRKWEAADEVRIATEKSLATVRLARAVARCLTLGRQLEGQLAEVTGRGGLADGTASPSPGRDDYRALERAASTIVSLRRMFTATGPGEEGHGLEKVKVIRTLRSELLIPAENMVKSRAQQAINRFTMSAQSGYKQAGDARARLSSATTILYLLSPIPKDLSSASDFQPELLLSTLQGYMHTAIMSSLNALSRSLSMLPTLDKTLVEISAKCQDLFALESILASLRPPSHPLFPPAPTPETQSQGGSKNNLLQPLLNALDASSLPSHFWRSLASSLTSRVQEIVNRGGVSARTLRSNRDRLKKDIKECVLRGSQLPASTDKGRMGADSGMKGNWEREAAVMVSAVASVLDR is encoded by the coding sequence ATGGCTGAAGGCGAACCGTCATACATTGACTATGAGGCCTTCTTGGACCCGGACTTCTCTCCCGCCTCTTTTGCCAATTCATTGGTCGTAGCCACCAACAATGCAACAGATACACCGCTAGATCTGTCAACCCCGTTGTCACGGGTTCTCTTCGATCTACAAGAGATCGACACTCACATTCATACGCTGACCACCAAATCAGCCCTCCCCTTGCTGACGCACACGCGGGATCAAACCGCTGCGGCAGACCACATCCTCAAGGAAGCCGAGGAACAGGTCTCCTCCGTGACCCAGGGGTACCAGCGGCTGGAGAAAGAGGTTCTACGGAAGTGGGAAGCCGCCGACGAGGTGAGGATAGCCACAGAGAAGTCGCTCGCTACCGTGCGGCTCGCAAGAGCAGTTGCGCGCTGTCTCACTCTCGGCAGACAGCTGGAGGGCCAGCTTGCTGAGGTTACCGGGCGTGGTGGCCTCGCCGATGGAACGGCGTCTCCCTCGCCGGGTAGAGACGATTACCGCGCTCTGGAACGCGCTGCGTCTACGATCGTGAGTCTCCGTCGGATGTTCACGGCCACGGGACCAGGAGAGGAAGGCCACGGATTAGAAAAAGTCAAGGTCATCCGGACGCTACGGAGTGAACTGCTCATTCCCGCCGAAAACATGGTGAAGTCGAGAGCGCAGCAGGCGATCAATCGTTTCACCATGTCCGCCCAGTCAGGCTACAAACAAGCTGGCGATGCAAGAGCCCGACTCAGCTCCGCCACCACAATCTTGTACCTCCTCTCGCCAATCCCCAAGGACCTATCTTCGGCATCGGACTTCCAACCCGAGCTCCTCCTCTCCACACTGCAAGGCTACATGCACACGGCCATCATGTCGTCCCTGAACGCCCTATCCCGGTCCCTGTCCATGCTGCCCACGCTCGACAAAACCCTCGTTGAGATCTCGGCCAAATGCCAGGATCTCTTTGCGCTGGAATCTATCCTTGCCAGCCTTCGACCGCCATCACATCCGCTCTTTCCCCCAGCACCTACCCCCGAGACCCAGTCACAAGGTGGTAGTAAGAATAACCTTCTGCAACCGCTGCTCAACGCCCTCGACGCATCGTCCCTCCCATCGCACTTCTGGCGCTCCCTCGCCTCGTCTCTCACTTCGCGCGTCCAGGAGATTGTCAACCGTGGCGGCGTCTCGGCAAGGACCCTCCGATCTAACCGGGACCGCCTTAAGAAGGACATCAAAGAGTGTGTCCTCCGGGGATCTCAACTCCCAGCATCGACCGACAAAGGACGGATGGGAGCCGACTCCggaatgaaaggaaactgGGAACGAGAAGCAGCGGTGATGGTCAGTGCCGTGGCCAGTGTGCTAGACAGGTAA